CGATCAGCTAGAAGAAGTGTTGTACCAGCGCTGCCAAACCTTATTGAAACAGCCAGAATTAATTGGAGGGTTAACCGATTTTTACGGGTGGAGTGAACTCACTGCTATATCACAACTTATTCAACGGACTTGATATTAGTCGTTCGGTATTGGATTTTAGGCGTTCGTCAGATTTTCTGACGGTTTCGGCAGAAGGATTGCTGGTGGTGCGTCCAGCAGCAGCGGTGCAGATTTTATTGGTAACGGCTTGGGCAATAGAGGGGCGAGATTCACACCATTGGCGAAAGCGATCGGCTAATTGTACGTCGGTTTCTCCGGGACGGGAATAGAGTTCGACTAGGGCATCGTAAAGAATACCCAAACTTCCCAGGGAAGAAGCCTCTCCCTGGCGATCTCCTATTTCCTGGGCTATGGTTAAAGACTGCTGGTGCAAGTTGATCGCTCTTTTGTATTGCCCTAATAAATAGTAAGCATTGCCCAGATTTCCCAGGGAAGCCGCTTCTCCCTGGCGATTTCCCATTTCCCGATAGAGAGCAAGCGCCTGTTCCCAGGAGGCAATAGCTTCACGAAACTGACTTTTGTTGAATTGCTCTATCCCTTAGTTGAGTAGATCTTCTGCATCCATAAGGTCAATTAAAAATGAAAAATGGGTTTGGGTTGGCGATCTCGCCCAATCTCTTAGTCTGTATTGTAGCGATCGCATGGGTGAAGGGGAAGAAACCGGGTTTCTACAGAGATATGCAATAGCCACCCAACAGCAGAAACCGGGTTTCTGCTGTTGGGTGGGGGCGGTTAACGTTCAAAATGATAATAGGGAGACCCTATACAACTTAAAGTTCTCATCTTTGCTTAACACCGTTAACCCTTTGGCGATCGCCTGAATTAATTGCTCTGGCAAGTAATAGCTTGAGTGAATACCTCCACCAAATAAATAGTCTCTAAAACCTGGCTCGACTTTCTCCAATAGCTTCAAAAATATCTGCCTTATCAATGGGAAGTTTCAGGCTTTGCACCTCAAAGGGCGAGGATTTAAGGGGTTGCTCTGGACGAATAACGAATATGCGCCCATCTTGGT
The window above is part of the Roseofilum reptotaenium CS-1145 genome. Proteins encoded here:
- a CDS encoding tetratricopeptide repeat protein; protein product: MEQFNKSQFREAIASWEQALALYREMGNRQGEAASLGNLGNAYYLLGQYKRAINLHQQSLTIAQEIGDRQGEASSLGSLGILYDALVELYSRPGETDVQLADRFRQWCESRPSIAQAVTNKICTAAAGRTTSNPSAETVRKSDERLKSNTERLISSPLNKL